The genomic interval AACTCGGTGCCATCCACGCTATGGTCAACACGACTCCCCGAAAGAGCAATCACGGCTAGGCACCTCGATGCCTGGACACAGGATGCTAGCGCTCACCGCACCTTCCAGAGGCTCCGTTCGTTGACTGACTCACAGCACAGCCCTACCTACGCAAAACGGTTCGAAGCCGTGCTTGCCTACATCGACAACCATCTCGAAGATGACCTGTCGGTGAATGCACTGAGTCGCATCGCCAACTTCTCGGCGTTTCACTTCCATCGGCAGTTCACGGCGTTCATGGGTGTTCCGGTTTCACGCTATGTGCAACTGATGCGGCTTCGACGCGCGGCGCACCAACTGGTCGCCTCGCCCGCAACGTCGGTGCTGGAAGCGGCATTCGGCGCTGGTTTCGAAAGCCCCGAAGCCTTTTCCAGAGCCTTCAAGCGTGCCTTCGGCATGACGCCGAGCGTGTTCGCCAAGGCCCCGAACTGGCAGGCCTGGAGTGCGGTATTCGTTGTTCCTCATCGTTCCAGGAGTATCACCATGCAGATCCGTATCGTGGATTTCACCGAAACCCGGGTAGCCGCGCTCGAGCACCGAGGTGCGCCCGCCCTGGTCGGCGAAAGCGTCGCGCGTTTTCGCCAATGGCGGATGCACAGCGGCCAATCGCCAGTGGCCAGCTGCCGCACCTTCGGCATCCCCTACGACAACCCCGACACCACCCCAGCGCACGCCTTCCGCTTCGCCGTTTGCGGCGAGATAGACGAGGCTGTGCAGCCCAACGATTTCGGCGTGCACGAACGGGTTATCCCGGCGGGGCGCTGTGCAGTGATTCGGCATAGCGGTTCGCCTGACTACATTGGCGAAACCATCTACCCGCTTTATCGTGACTGGTTGCCGTCGAGCAACGAAGAGCTGCGCGACCATCCGCTGTTCTTCCATTACCTGAGCGCGTACCCGGAAACGCCCTTGGAGCAATGGCAAACGGATATCTACGTCCCGCTGAAGTAGGCCGTGCCATGCCCGCCCGGTGCCAGGCCACCGAGCCCCCACCCATGAGCCTCTTCGATAAAGTGCAGCACTGCACGAGAACGCTCGTCAATCCGTGAAATCAGCGAAAGTTCACTGACCATTTCCGCTTGAGCAAGCGGCACGATGCGGATGCCCGGCATGGTCAGCCGGGTCATGGTTTCCGGCACGATGCTCAGGCCGATGCCGGCGGCCACCAGCCCGGGAATACTCATCAGCGACGGCACATACATGATGTTCTGCGGGTGCAACTGATGCTGCCGGCACGCCTGGAGGGTGTGGGAGGTCAGGCCGATGCCGGTGCTGTCCTGGAGAAACACGAACTTTTCGTGGCGCAGGGTCGACAGGTCCCCGCTGAAGCGGTCGGCCAATTCATGGTTGTCCGGGATGAGCAGGACGAGCCTGGACTGGCTGAATGGGTGGGTGCGCAGACGGTCCGGCAGGTGGTCCTTGAATACCCGGGCGAAGGCCAGGTCGAGTTTGTGGTCGAGCAACATGTCGAACTGCGCGCGAATCCCGGCGTCGACCAGCGACACCTTGACCTCGGGGAACGTGCTGAAGTAATGCCGGAGCAATTGCGGCAAATTGGCTTCGAACAATGCCGAGTGGTAACCGATGTTGATTTCGCCCACCTCCCCCCGCTTGGCACGCCGGGCCGCGGCCATTGCCCGTTCGCTGGCCTCGATGGACTGCCGCGCGTGAGGCAGGAACGCCTCGCCGGCAGCGGTCAACGCCACGCCGCGGTTCTCCCGCCGGAACAGTGTCAGCCCCAGCTCAGACTCAAGCGTTCGCATCAATTGGCTCAGTGCCGGTTGTGCAATGCCCAGTTGCTCTGCCGCCCGGCTGAAATGCTGCAGGTCAGCGGCGACCACAAACGCTCTCAGGTGACGCAGTTCCATAATCGCTACCCATAAGGCTAATGCCAGTCAGTTAGGGCCAAGGGGGCCGCTGCGCGGCCCTTCGCAGGCAAGCCAGCTCCTACAGGAATAGCGTATTTCTTGTGAATTTCGCTCACCTGTAGGAGCTGGCTTGTCGGGGCGCCGAACCGCTGCGATGGGCTGCACAGCAGCCCCAATTACAGCCGATGACGCTTAACTGACTGGCATTAAACCATAAGGCTGGCTTATCTATTTATCGTGATTTCGATAATTATTCTGCAAGCAGGATGCGCTAACGTCTATTCACTTCGACGATTCCTTTCCACTGCATAGCCCGAGCGGAATCGTATGGGTATTCCGACACCATAAAAACAATGACGAGCCCCTTATGAGCACAATCAGTGACGCGCCTCATGATTCGCGCATGCCTCGCAAAGCGGTGACCGCCGCGACCATTGGCACAGCCCTGGAATGGTTCGACTTCACGTTGTATGGCGCGATGTCCGCGACCATTCTGCCCAAGTTGTTTTTCCCTGCGATGGAACCCACCGCAGGCCTGCTCGCTTCGCTGGCAACGTTCGGTGTCGGCCTGGCCGCGCGGCCCTTGGGCGCCATTACCTGTGGCTACCTCGGTGACAAACTCGGCCGCCGCAACTTGATGCTGGCCACCGTAACCATGATGGGCCTGGCTTCGGTACTGATGGGGTTGTTGCCCACCTACGGCCAGGTGGGTATTTGGGCGCCGATCTTGCTGGTGCTGCTGCGGATCATTCAAGGCTTCGCACTGGGTGGCGAGTCCACTGGCGCGCAACTGATGGCGCTGGAGCACGCCTCCCCCGATCGTCGCGGGCGCTATTCCGGCATGCTCGGCCTGTGCTCGCCCCTTAGCCAGATTTTGGCCAACGGCGTATTGATGGGCCTGGCAGCAACGCTTTCAAGCGAGCAATTCGAAAGCTTCGGCTGGCGAATCCCGTTCCTGATGAGCTTCGTCCTGGTAATCGTCGCGATATTCATTCGCCTGAAAGTCGATGAAACCCCGGCCTTCGTGGCCTTGAAGAAGGCCCCGCTCAAACAGGAAAAGAGCCCACTCACATCAGCCGTGAGCAGCCATTACAAAACCATCCTGCGACTGATGCTGTTCTTCTGCTCACCCGCTGCGCTGTTCTACTTGATCGTGATTTTCTCCCTCAGCTACCTGACCAAGCACCTCGGCTTTAGCCAATCGACGGGCTTCATGTCACTGATGGTGGCTAACCTGTGCGCGATTTTCGGTGCGCTTGCCGGTGGTTATCTGTCCGATCGTTGGGGGCGTAAAAAGGCACTGGCATTGGGCTCGTGCATGACGTTGCTGATTTTGTTCGTCTATTTCCCAATCCTCAACACCCTGAACGTGCCCGCCATCATGGCAATCATGGGGCTGTTCCTGGGCTTCACCCAGTTCCAAAGCGGCATCCAACCTGTGGCCTTCGCCGAAGCGTTTCCTACCCAGGTCCGCTACTCGGGCTCGGCACTGGCCTACACAGGCGCCAATCTGGTAATCGGTGGCCCAATGCCGATGATCGCCGTGTGGCTGATGAGCCAGTCGAACAACTCGCCATGGCCGCTGGTGACATTGTGCGCGGTGATCAACCTGATCTCGCTGGCGATGATCATCACCGGCCGGGAAACCCGCGGCATCGACCTGAACGCTGTCGCCGAAGACGACACCGTCGAAGCCCGCGCTACCACCCTTCTTTCCAAATAACGCAGCAGGACAATCATGAATCGCACCGTTTTCATCCTTAACGGCCCTAACTTGAACCTGCTGGGTCGCCGTGAACCGCACATCTACGGCCACACCACGCTTGAGCAAATCCGCCAACGCAGTGAAAGCCTGGCGCTGGAACTTGACCTGATATGCGACTTTCGCCAAACCAACCACGAAGGCGTCATGGTCGACTGGATTCAGGAAGCCTTCGAGCAGGGCGCTGCAGTAATCATCAACCCGGCTGGCCTTTCGTTTCACTCGATTCCAGTACTGGATGCGCTGAAATTACTCGACACACCGCTGGTCGAACTGCACCTGTCGAACATTCATGCACGGGACGAACTGCACCGCCACTCGATCATGTCTGGCGTGGTCAATACAGTGATCTGCGGCATGGGCGCTGACGGGTATCCCCTCGCAATCCGAGCTATTGATGCTTTACTGCGGCGTCGGGCAGCCAATAATTAACCGCCCTTCACCGGACGCTGACTGGGTGGCCCTTCGGCAACTTCGGCACGTCGCGCTTACACCCTGAACCGCCCTACCAGCGCTGTCATTTCCCCCACCAGGCCCGACAGCGCCTGGCTCGCCGCACGGGTTTGCTGCGCCCCGGTCGCCGACTGGTTCGACAACTCGCGAATGTTCAGCAGGTTCCGGTCCACTTCCCGCGCCACCTGGGCCTGCTCCTCCGCCGCACTGGCGATCACCAGGTTGCGCTCGTTGATCTCGCCGATGGCGCTGTAGATACCTTCCAGCACCTGCCCTGACGCCAGGGTGACATCCAAGGTCGACTGGGCCCGGCTGGTGCTGGCCTGCATTGATGCAACCGCGGCTTCGGTGCCTTGCTGCACGC from Pseudomonas kermanshahensis carries:
- a CDS encoding AraC family transcriptional regulator, giving the protein MTDSQHSPTYAKRFEAVLAYIDNHLEDDLSVNALSRIANFSAFHFHRQFTAFMGVPVSRYVQLMRLRRAAHQLVASPATSVLEAAFGAGFESPEAFSRAFKRAFGMTPSVFAKAPNWQAWSAVFVVPHRSRSITMQIRIVDFTETRVAALEHRGAPALVGESVARFRQWRMHSGQSPVASCRTFGIPYDNPDTTPAHAFRFAVCGEIDEAVQPNDFGVHERVIPAGRCAVIRHSGSPDYIGETIYPLYRDWLPSSNEELRDHPLFFHYLSAYPETPLEQWQTDIYVPLK
- a CDS encoding LysR family transcriptional regulator yields the protein MELRHLRAFVVAADLQHFSRAAEQLGIAQPALSQLMRTLESELGLTLFRRENRGVALTAAGEAFLPHARQSIEASERAMAAARRAKRGEVGEINIGYHSALFEANLPQLLRHYFSTFPEVKVSLVDAGIRAQFDMLLDHKLDLAFARVFKDHLPDRLRTHPFSQSRLVLLIPDNHELADRFSGDLSTLRHEKFVFLQDSTGIGLTSHTLQACRQHQLHPQNIMYVPSLMSIPGLVAAGIGLSIVPETMTRLTMPGIRIVPLAQAEMVSELSLISRIDERSRAVLHFIEEAHGWGLGGLAPGGHGTAYFSGT
- a CDS encoding MFS transporter, with the translated sequence MSTISDAPHDSRMPRKAVTAATIGTALEWFDFTLYGAMSATILPKLFFPAMEPTAGLLASLATFGVGLAARPLGAITCGYLGDKLGRRNLMLATVTMMGLASVLMGLLPTYGQVGIWAPILLVLLRIIQGFALGGESTGAQLMALEHASPDRRGRYSGMLGLCSPLSQILANGVLMGLAATLSSEQFESFGWRIPFLMSFVLVIVAIFIRLKVDETPAFVALKKAPLKQEKSPLTSAVSSHYKTILRLMLFFCSPAALFYLIVIFSLSYLTKHLGFSQSTGFMSLMVANLCAIFGALAGGYLSDRWGRKKALALGSCMTLLILFVYFPILNTLNVPAIMAIMGLFLGFTQFQSGIQPVAFAEAFPTQVRYSGSALAYTGANLVIGGPMPMIAVWLMSQSNNSPWPLVTLCAVINLISLAMIITGRETRGIDLNAVAEDDTVEARATTLLSK
- a CDS encoding type II 3-dehydroquinate dehydratase, which produces MNRTVFILNGPNLNLLGRREPHIYGHTTLEQIRQRSESLALELDLICDFRQTNHEGVMVDWIQEAFEQGAAVIINPAGLSFHSIPVLDALKLLDTPLVELHLSNIHARDELHRHSIMSGVVNTVICGMGADGYPLAIRAIDALLRRRAANN